The Setaria viridis chromosome 9, Setaria_viridis_v4.0, whole genome shotgun sequence sequence TCTGGGTACTCAGACCATCAGGCATTGCCGTGCGTTGTATTGTTTGAAACTTCTACctttaatacaaagatactgcgtattcgagaaaaaaaagtacTGGTAGAGAATGTCATCTGCTTTGCATGTATCTGTTGTAAAAGAATGACGATATGACGTTGGTTAGAGACTATAGTTAGTCACTGGGTGATTGAACAATTTTATCTGGAGAATGATGAATGCCTTCTTTTTGCAGATTACATGTGTTGTTGTGTTATACATATGGTGTGCCGCAACAAATCCTGGAGACCCGGGCATTTTCAGTTCAACAAAGGATTTGAAGTTACATAAGCATGAAAAGCACTCCAATGTAAATTCAGATCAGGGAATTAGTCATGGAGGAAGGCCATTAAGTGAGGCTTTTGGTACTGCTGATAACAGTGAGAAGCTGAGCAGCATGCTTGAGAGGAAGGATTCACCCTCTTGGCCCAGATTTTCTGGAATACTTTGCTTGGTTTGTTTCCCATTCTCATACCTTTGCAAGCGATGCCTCCATTCAGATAATGAACCTTCAGAACAGAACATATGTGAAGAGGGCATGTTTTTCTGCAGCCTATGCGAAGCAGAGGTATTGTTAACTAGTCCTTTTCCTATTCATAGTATTGAGCTCATAGTACATTGCTATTGGGCTGTTCAGTACAAACAAGTCTTGTTCATGACATGTTATCAGATGGGTTTTGTTTTGGATTCTTTGTCTCAGACGTCAATGATTAAAATGCGTTGCAATTGCGCACTTCATGCTGCTCTGTTTCATCGTATCGAGCTCATACCTGAACATGCTGTTCTGTTTCTTCAAGTTGTACTGGTCTGCGCACTGCACTACTAACTTAGGTCACCTACAAAGTATCCAAAAATTTAGTGGAATTTGTATATTAAGTTTCACATTTACTTTCAGCAATTTATGCTTACCCTGGCATGTGCTTATGTGGAGGGCAGGTAGGCAGTGCCTTCATGTTTAGACCTTAAATTTTGCTAATATTCAGTTTGATTTTCAGTAGAGCGTTGACAGACTGCAATGAATCTAATGTATTAACTTTGTGAGGGCAACCCgtgaaaaattcagaaattaCTGTAACTAACTAGACTGAATTCAGAGAAACAGGACGGCAAGTAGTTTGAATCAAATGTTCATGTGTTTCCAGTTTCGTAAATGAATCCATTTGTGATGTATATGTTGCAACTTGGAAGTGTCTTCCAGTACCATTATTTGAGTGTCTTCCAGTTATACAAGTAAAATTGTCTTTCCATCTGTCTAATTACGCACTGAATTTGTAATTTGGTTATAGATGAATGGAAAGTATGGTGTTCTGATGCATTTGTGATCTTGGTTTGTGACTTAGTATCTTCAACGTTTGTGATATTTTATAAATAATAGCATAAGTTGTTTCCTGTTTGAATTTGGATGCCATTGCGGGATTTTGAAGAATAGTATTATGCAGGTTTTAAAGAACAGTAAGCATTGCAGAGTGTGTGACAAGTGTGTTGATGGCTTTGACCACCATTGCAGAGTAAGATCTGTTTTTCTTATTATTTTCCCTGATACTCAGAAAAGTGGTTCCTCATGAGAATTCTGGTCTTATTTACTCTCAATTCCTAATGGGTAGTAACAAGTTTCACTGCTGCCATTGTTCTTTTGTAGTGGCTTAATAATTGCATAGGGAAAAGGAACTACAAAGGGTTCTTTGTTCTAATGGCTTCTGCGGTTATCCTAGTAAGTGTTGGTCTCTTGGGAACTGACAAGAATTGGAATTAAAGAGCATTATGCCATTGATACGTACACCTTATAATGACCCTTGTGTTATTGCATTATCCTCCAGCATCTGGGGCACTGTTTGTAGTTAGCAATGTTGTTATGTCTACTTTCTATTCTGGTAGATCATTGACAGGTCTCCATGATCTGTACAATTTGGTCCAGCTTGTGATGCAGTGGTTGTCAGGAGCTCTTGTGTTGATTCTCTGTATTGTTAAGAGAGGAGATTTCTCCAGGCAGATTGTCACAAAGTTGGGAAGCAGCTTCTCAACTGTAGCTTTTTTAATTGTTGTGGTGAGTTcaatcaaattttttttttccttgtctaATACGTGGGCACTGCATTAAAGTTCAGAGATTCTGTTGGTGTCACTAAAATGACACTGCTATCCTTGAAAAACCGTTACATGGTTGGTGATATGATGTTTTATTTTTGCAGGCAACTTGCACCATTTTAGCAATGGTTGCGACCATACCACTCGCTCAACTTTTATGCTTCCATATTCTTCTTATCAAGAAGGTAAGTTGCTCTTGACGTTTAATTGAAGACAGCTTGAATAATAGCATACGATGGCAACAACAGACATGCTTGCAATTTCATATTTGGCCCTCCTTAATCTTGTTTACCCTGCTTCCAGAGTTATATATGCTTGGTCACTACTATTTTGCATTGTTTCTTGGTCTACTGCATGGATAATGTAATGAAGCTCAAATTAACTATTCCCTTAATTAGAAACAAAAAACACTCTTCCTTTGTCCCGGTGATGATAGCACAGAGCCGATTGAATTTTCTGCTGAAATAAGTCAGTCGCATACTACAATAGGTTGCTATAATTGGTCGGAGAGTTTTGCAAGAAAAGTAGAAAACTATGtgcatttgaacttgttcttttTTCCATATAGCTTGAGGTTAAATATTTATATATCTTACCCATTGTGTTCAGGGAATTAGCACATATGATTACATCATAGCTTTGAGGGAGCAGGAGGATCAACAAGAGGTTCCTGGACATCAAAGTCCACAGATGTCTATTATAAGCTCTGTTACTGGATTTAGCACAGCCAGTTCTTTTGGACCACTTCATCGTGGTTCATGGTGCACACCACCACGATTATTCCTAGAAGACCAGGTATGTGATAATGGATCATTTCTGTCAAAACCTGATGTAACAGATAGGATAAAGGTCCTGGAAGTCCTAAAGACAACACAACTTGATATGCCTCTAATGATAGATCAAACGTTAGAATCTTGCATGTGCTGCCTCTTTAACAAGCTAATTATGCTCATTTTTTTGTATTTCTGATGTATTCGAGAAAAAATATGTATTTCTGATATAAAGCTAGTTGAAACTGAATAACTGATTAGTATCAATATGTGAAGCTGGCTGCTTAGATTATGCCATCTGATATTCCAGCACTTGAACATGCATACGCTCCCTCGAGTTATCATGAATAGTACAATACGCTTCTTTTTTCCCCCACAAACAAGTAGCATCAATTATCCTACTCCCATctttagaagaagaaaaaaagaaattgtaACCATGCAGCACCCATTATCGTACTCCCATCTTTAATTGTCGATGCTTATTGCTTGCTCTATTCTTTCACAGTTTGATGTTGTTCCTCCAGAGATCGGCATGTCACAGAATTCAGGCAGTAAGAAAATGAAAGAAGAGGAAGTAGGAAGGAGAAAACCTGGACCAGTGAAAATCAGTCCTTGGACACTGGCACGCCTTAATGCGGAGGAAGTTTCTAAAGCAGCTGCAGAGGCTAGGAAGAAATCCAAAATCCTGAAGCCAATTGCAAAATATGATGCTTCGGACAATGGCAGTAAACCAGATCATAAGCTCAGCAACAAGAGACGACCAGACAGAAGAGGTTTCCCCGCTGAACTTTCTCTTGACCCTCTTGCAACTCTATCTGCAAGTGGCAACGAAAGCAATTTCAGTGATGCAGCCATGGAAATCTCGGGCAGTTTAGCCCCATTACAGCTTGAAGCGAGAAGCGCTTTCCAACCGAGTACTGCAGGATCCGCCAGAAACATTGTTTCGTCACCTGAAAGCAGCTTTGACTCGCCTGATCTCCACCCCTTCCGCATTTCTTCATCCACAGCTGAAGAGATGCAGGGAGTCATATCACATTCAGCTCACAAGGGCATTGAGTTCACAAGATCATCCAGCGATGGGTATGAAGCATCAGGAGGGGAAGATAGTGACTGCATCCCATCAAGAATCGTGCACAGATCGTCAAATTGGGACAATGTCATTCTGAATGCTGGTCAGGGAGGCCCTGCAGTTGATCTGCACATGCAATCATCTGAAGGGTTTGTTACTAACTTGAAGTGAAGCTAGCTTCCAGGCCGTCTCTGATTTGCGAGTCTCTGATTTGCGAATCATATGAAACTGCTGGTGTTGACAGTTTCCGGCCTTAGGATTCGTTTAGGTGCTTACTTTATCTGATTATATGTGGGGGATTAGAATTTAGATTAATTCTAGGTGCTAAGTTTTTCAGGTTTCATGTCTGTAAAACGGTCTTGGTCGCTGGTTTAGCATTCAATTGTCATTTTGGCAAAATGTGAATGTGAGGATTAGTCTTTGTCTAAATTTCTTGCTGTGCAGTCGGACCATCTTGAACAATCGAACTCGttcttcagttttttttttcttttttgaatcaTGGAGAGATGATTCCGCCTGGTGCCGCCGCACTTTTCAGGCCTATTGGGCCACAGCCGTCACCGAGGGAGACTCCTACTTGGAGCTGTCAGTCGCTTCCTCGCTTCAGACCTTCAGTCGGTGATGGGTAGGGTCGAGTGATGTAAAGCAAAGCAGAAATGCAATGCTCACGGCTGCATGTGTAGTGTGATTTTTGCCTAAGAAGCACCCAGCCACGCAGGATACAACACAGTGCTCTGCCAGTTCATACCAACAGGGCAAGCTTAAGAGTTTCCTCGATCCATTCATTTTTCATGGGGTGAATATGCATCCTGGTCTGTGGTCTTCACGAAACCATCGAGTTGGATTTAGTCTGGGGCTATAATTTACAAAGAACAATCCTATAATAGGGAACTACAGCACATAAGAGAAATAAGGACCAGACAGACGCAAGCATAGCCATTTTGCTACTGCCACTAAAAAACATCATGTGCTAGTTACTACGCCACAAGCAACACACAGCAAAAAGGATGCTAGACCGGAACCCGCTTTCCTCTGTAGCGGTCAAGGAACTGCAGGCAAGGGAAATTGGGGTTGTCAGAATGTGCAACAGGCCAAGCTTCTATCTCAGGAACAGATGAAGAACGTTATGTGTCGTGAGGTCCTTACCGATGTCACAAACGGTTGTTGAAATATCCAGCCAATGATAGGAATCCTCTGCAAGAACACTACAAGTGTTGGCCAGAATCCACTGCAATGGGATCCAAGTCAGTGTCCAGGTACAAGCAAATTTTCTTTCAGGAACGATTAGAATTCTGGAAGAAACAAATTGATTTCGTGGCATTTAATCTGGAAGAAACAAATTGATTTTGTGGCATTTAATCTTTTTTGAGACCGTGTCTCAGCAAGTTGCaagaattttaaaaaaacacAGAAAAAGAATCCAACCTGAAGAGTACAATAAAGCCATATGCCTCTAAGAGCATGCCGAAAAAGGGCCACCCGATGAGGACTAGGAAAAAGCCAACACCAAATGAGATTGTACCCTGTTTATTACAACAGCTGATTAGATATTAGTCGTGTTTTCTAGTTAGTCATGTTTATGGGCAACAGCTATGGAAAAAACAGCGATTGATAACCTTGTAATTCTTaggcttggtgaagaattgcaTAGTTGATTTTAGACCAATTGTCAAACCCAATCCTGACAGGAAAAGAATCTGAAATGGTATGATGAGAAAAGATTAACCCTAGGCTCAGTAAGATAacttagatcttcataaaattcAAAGGAACAATACAAAACAGACGTTAACCTACATTGCCCATTGCGATGAGCCCCTTGTCAAAGAAGAAAATTATTCCCAGAAAGGAGAAGAATATTCCAAAACCTGTCAGGCCAAGCCCAATCTCTGTCCAAGATGAAAATCAGTAGTCGGAATCACTGAGTGGGAGGAACAAACTGTAATATCTAAATCGGTGAATATTCTTACAACACCATATGACAAGACAGGGAATGATGCTCTATAACAATACAAAAGATTTTTCAAGCAAAAATTTTTCACCATGCTTTGAATGTTGAACACTATAAGTGTGGCACTGAGGACAGCTCCCTATCCTAAGGTGGCTGaattttacataatttttttatacaGCCACAACACTCAAAAGGTGGCATTTTAAACACAATGATTCTACTAAGGTTCCCGAAAAATTGCTATAACCCAGCCAGAGCAAGCTGGTTTCTAAGTGGCTGTTGACCAAGATTAGCCGATGGTTGAGTATCTGTTCCTTATTTGCTATGGCCAATAAAGGACAGGTACAGTGGTGTCACCCAATCAGAACGAGCATAGAGTCACAGACCTTACAGCAGTATCACATCTGGTGCTGTTTTCAACTAAATAATCCAAGTACCATTCAGAGTTGCAGAGGTCAACCAGCAGCCCAGCGCTGAAGTTATTTGTGTAATAAGGTAATGGAATAGGCCTAACCAGAAGAAACTCTTAGATTTTCACTCTGTAGATCTTCACCCAATTGGTACAGTTGGCCTATATTTCCATTTATTGAACCAACTCAGTTCAGATTAGATTAACCACAGTAACAAATTTCTAGGGTATCACACATGTTACCTAGGGTTGAATGCATCCCTGTACTAGCTCTTTATAATAAACATCCCCAACCCACCCTTCAAGAAAAGGACTGAAATGAAGAAACAACCCCTGATGCAATAACTCTTAATATTAGAACTACTGGTTAAGTGATGTTGCACATATCACACAAGCACATAGTACATGATATACCCTAATGTATCATAGTCGACACACCAAAACTACTGTTTACGTGATATGGCAAGTGTTGCATTTTAGTGCAAGCATGTTAAGGTCAGAAGCAGAAACAAAGTAGATATAGCAAAGCATATACACATTTACTGCACAGCAGTACAGTACAAGCAATCGATGCTCCTATCAGAGACAAATGGAACAAAAACTGGAAGACAATTTGACAAGAATGGTGACGTGTACATACTCTTGAGGTCATTCATCTCGAAGGAAACCATCTTGTTTTGCAATGACACCGCAGAGATCAGGGCAAAAGACTGCAACAGCGCGAAGTATAAAATTAGGCATAGTTTGTGCAAACAGAGATAGAACCGAATATGAAGTACTAACAGAGCTTCAGAGTCGGAGCTCAGAAGAAGATCCGATCCCTGCCCGAGTCAATAGGCACTAGGCTTGATCCCTGCCCGAGTCAATAGGCActaggaggaagaagatcaTGTTTTAAGGGTAAGGCACGGGGCTAATCGCCAATAATTTTTGCAAAAACATAGAATTTATAGTAGGTAAAAtcatggtcagatccgaatacaaatacCATACGTTAGGGGTTTGGGTGTTCGATTTCGAGcagcaggaagggaagggaggggaatggGCGGGCATACCCTTGTCGGATGCTCGTCGCCGGCAAAGCGCCCGACGAAGAACTGGCGGGCGGCGCCACTCGCCCTGTCGTCGCCGCTAGGAAAGGAAGGCCGagaccgagagagagagaaggcgtGCGTGGCAGCGTAGcgtgggagagagaagagagagagagagagagagagagagagagagagagagagagagagcgcccGGCGGACGGGAGTACGGGACAGGCCCACGGCCCGCGTTCAGGTTTGGCTAGCGCGCGAGGCCTGCTTAATTTCTTTTTCGTcctcctctcaaaaaaaatttccgtcttcttctttctttcacTTCTTCCTTTTTATTCCATCCCGTTCTTTTAATAAttataataattaattaattcatatatataaatatatatgcCTTTCGACAATTTGGAATGTTTACTTAGCATTTTGTGGAAGATATTTCAACAATAATTAACATATGTCCAGCGTTTCAtgttaaaaatgttgaaattgtAGTCTCAAAATGCTGAAATTTTAAATTCCAAATGTTGAGATGGTACATTAAAATTTTATTACTTTAAAAATCtattaaaatttaaaaaaatctagGTCAACATTCTAGAATAGCTGGTTGAACATTTTACAAGAAATAGTTGTGTTGAAGCCATTGATTTCATTTGGTCCAGCATTCACGATTGTGCATTTTATAAGAACACCGATGTTCATTTTCATTGATTTCATTAGTAAAAAATAGTTGTGTTCAAGCCATTGGCTCAACATTCACGATTTATAAGAAAAAATGTTTATTTTACTACTATGTACAAAGCACTTTGTTAGATTAATCCCGTATACAGAATATCAACATTTTACTTCCCCTAACATTCAAATTGTGAATTCATTGTATAGTACAattgttatttttttccattttatcaTAAGTACACTTTATGTTTTGAGATCCGATGTTATAaaaacatgtatgacttaattatTAAAAAACATTTTGGTAATCTTTTATGATATAACAAATAGTGAGGGTAGTAAAATGCACCACATATTCCAGAAACCACCTAGAAGGTTGTTGTAGGTTAATATGAAAGGAAGGATGAGAAAATTGCATATTTGCCCTCACTTTGACCTCCAACTACACATTTgcctctctctctgttttttttttactttgcgTTACTGCCCCTGCTTCGACGAAGTCAATGCACTGTTGCCCCTTATTTTGCCTACTTTGACAGAAAAATtggtaaaactaaaacaacaaaaGCATAGTCAAAcgatgcaatgcaaaagttgaaaaaagaaagatgttAAACGTGTAGTTAAAGATCAAAGATGGGATATAATTGCAAATGGTGCAAGAAAGATCAGTAGTAAGCCAGTAAAGTTCTTTTGATCTTTTGCGCCCGTTGGTACAAGGGTActctagttttttttataagCATAAAAGATTTGCGTTTCAattgaaaaaaattcaaaatttacaAGTCATTGTACTGGCACAACGGCCAAAGGTAAAGGTTTCTTGCACCATTCCCGGAGTCTCTCTGTCCCGCTCCTTTCCCCCCTGCTCAGTTGCTCTACCAAGTCGGGCAACCCCGTCTGCCCTCGCCTGATCACCTCTGCCTCGCCTCGAATCCCCCTCCTTTCCCCTATCTTCACCTCACCAGCTCACCTCACCGGCGTGCGGCGTTGAAGCCA is a genomic window containing:
- the LOC117838550 gene encoding probable protein S-acyltransferase 22 encodes the protein MRKHGWQLPYHPLQVVAIAVFSALGFAFYVFFVPFVGTKPFQIVAMAIYTPLITCVVVLYIWCAATNPGDPGIFSSTKDLKLHKHEKHSNVNSDQGISHGGRPLSEAFGTADNSEKLSSMLERKDSPSWPRFSGILCLVCFPFSYLCKRCLHSDNEPSEQNICEEGMFFCSLCEAEVLKNSKHCRVCDKCVDGFDHHCRWLNNCIGKRNYKGFFVLMASAVILLVMQWLSGALVLILCIVKRGDFSRQIVTKLGSSFSTVAFLIVVATCTILAMVATIPLAQLLCFHILLIKKGISTYDYIIALREQEDQQEVPGHQSPQMSIISSVTGFSTASSFGPLHRGSWCTPPRLFLEDQFDVVPPEIGMSQNSGSKKMKEEEVGRRKPGPVKISPWTLARLNAEEVSKAAAEARKKSKILKPIAKYDASDNGSKPDHKLSNKRRPDRRGFPAELSLDPLATLSASGNESNFSDAAMEISGSLAPLQLEARSAFQPSTAGSARNIVSSPESSFDSPDLHPFRISSSTAEEMQGVISHSAHKGIEFTRSSSDGYEASGGEDSDCIPSRIVHRSSNWDNVILNAGQGGPAVDLHMQSSEGFVTNLK
- the LOC117838551 gene encoding vesicle transport protein GOT1 codes for the protein MVSFEMNDLKKIGLGLTGFGIFFSFLGIIFFFDKGLIAMGNILFLSGLGLTIGLKSTMQFFTKPKNYKGTISFGVGFFLVLIGWPFFGMLLEAYGFIVLFSGFWPTLVVFLQRIPIIGWIFQQPFVTSFLDRYRGKRVPV